A stretch of the Hippocampus zosterae strain Florida chromosome 16, ASM2543408v3, whole genome shotgun sequence genome encodes the following:
- the LOC127588804 gene encoding SLAIN motif-containing protein-like, protein MDVQDLTIRNWSLNFNDVIKSNHPVFQAEGKSDPQPSLWADPKRVTSCISRSFARDARTRLDFLKFGSNSQVSSGAKDGMMLNDEKEKDPGTDTVLDLVELLELKDDKEDDESWLYKSPKRQMSADNESPLKWCRHVLDNPSPETEAASRFLLDKLNQKTSRSYRSMFYRQPPVQDRTDSAFVELQNDTSNSSDNCDLGVPVESVTTSYKLQDITDVHLMARIQEDSLRHDYISMPASVSDRRSPEPQVRLRQQVTQFKLLKRAQNRARTESPLRTSLRSLQALRNSRSLDTDDCLPAHQTSNTDFPSASTNSSDWSHLVRSSSVQKMATREVQRSQSLSPRRVPHCAQRYLSINACVYASPERSTAAAWGGNLLSRPR, encoded by the exons ATGGATGTCCAAGACCTGACCATACGAAATTGGAGTTTGAATTTTAACGATGTCATAAAATCTAACCATCCTGTTTTCCAGGCCGAGGGAAAGTCCGATCCACAACCCAGTTTGTGGGCCGACCCAAAAAGAGTGACAAGTTGCATTTCTCGGTCTTTCGCCAGGGATGCTAGGACGAGACtagattttttaaagtttggatCTAATTCTCAAGTCTCCTCTGGTGCCAAGGATGGGATGATGCTtaatgatgaaaaagaaaaagacccaGGAACGGATACTGTTTTGGACTTAGTGGAGCTTCTTGAACTTAAGGACGATAAAGAAGACGACGAAAGCTG GCTGTACAAGTCTCCAAAAAGACAAATGTCAGCGGACAATGAGTCTCCTCTGAAATGGTGTCGACACGTCCTGGATAATCCCAGTCCTGAGACGGAGGCAGCATCGCGTTTCCTTTTGGATAAACTAAATCAGA AAACGAGCAGGTCCTACAGAAGCATGTTTTACAGACAACCTCCAGTGCAAGATCGGACTGACAGTGCATTTGTGGAACTTCAAAATGACACCTCGAACAGTTCCG ATAATTGTGATCTGGGTGTGCCCGTTGAGTCTGTAACGACCAGCTACAAATTGCAGGACATCACAGATGTTCACCTTATGGCCCGCATACAAGAAGACA GCTTGCGACATGACTACATCTCCATGCCCGCCTCCGTTTCGGACAGAAGAAGTCCTGAGCCACAA gTTAGACTTCGTCAGCAAGTCACTCAGTTCAAGTTGCTAAAAAGAGCTCAGAATCGAG CTCGGACAGAATCACCCTTGCGGACCAGCCTTCGCTCCCTGCAAGCTCTGAGAAACAGTCGCAGTTTGGACACTGATGACTGCCTGCCTGCCCATCAAACATCAAACACAGATTTTCCATCAG CATCCACAAACTCCAGCGACTGGTCACACCTGGTGAGAAGCTCATCAGTCCAGAAGATGGCCACGAGGGAAGTGCAGAGGTCTCAGTCTCTCAGCCCCCGGAGGGTCCCTCACTGTGCTCAGAGATATCTGTCCATTAATGCGTGTGTTTACGCCTCACCTGAGAGATCAACCGCTGCAGCTTGGGGCGGCAATTTGCTATCCAGGCCAAGGTGA
- the slc6a7 gene encoding sodium-dependent proline transporter isoform X1, which produces MLYVEPLAQSSSSTCASGWNLEMRDDGRKDEVVSPSLVSPNITQNSIHLSGQNGLNHAALSQGQSPEPVSNVTTSRGHWGGKYEFLLSCLGYCVGLGNVWRFPYLCYRNGGGVFLLPYFIMLFVTGVPLFLMELSLGQYGAAGPITVWKCCPLLKGIGIGMLCVAVLLSLYYNVIIAWTFYYLGSSFQMPLPWSCDANAAICNNSSGESLSPSEIFWNERVLGVVNSEGLHDPGPIRWPLALCLLVAWLIVFLCMLKGIHSAGKVVYVTATFPYLILIVLIIRGATLEGSLQGIAFYLMPDWRRLSSAQVWNDAASQIFYSLSIGIGGVLSMASYNRFDNNVIRDTIIITMGNCLTSFFAGFAIFSVLGHMAWRRGVPIENVAVSGPGLAFVVYPEALALLPGSALWSVLFFLMLFMLGIDTLFGNIEGISTAVLDEFPQLRGNTKHKSLFLGALCFCFYLMGLLFVTEGGIYWFTLIDTFTTSFGLIIISLFMCIGISFFYGVNHFCQDIIDMIRHCPPWCSKFLLYFKACWVFFTPFLLLFVLTYIFIEMYSMSLRYGSYVYPRWGKVLGVCMATTCCLQILIWAIIAIYKETGTLKERFHKSIQPLSSWRINTNAGGMERSMNAERVEGLFTVTLTDMDFSAMTWEEGRGI; this is translated from the exons ATGTTGTATGTGGAACCATTAGCTCAATCATCAAGTTCCACCTGTGCCAGCGGGTGGAACTTGGAGATGAGGGACGACGGCCGCAAAGATGAAGTCGTCAGCCCCTCTTTGGTGAGCCCTAACATCACCCAG AATTCAATACATTTAAGTGGCCAAAATGGCCTGAATCACGCTGCTCTATCACAAGGCCAGAGTCCAGAGCCCGTCTCGAATGTGACCACCTCCAGAGGGCATTGGGGTGGGAAGTACGAGTTCCTGCTTTCTTGTCTCGGATACTGCGTGGGTTTAGGCAACGTGTGGCGGTTCCCTTACCTTTGCTATCGCAATGGAggag GTGTCTTTCTTCTCCCCTACTTCATCATGCTCTTTGTTACGGGCGTTCCGCTCTTCCTAATGGAGCTGAGTCTCGGCCAGTACGGAGCAGCCGGCCCCATCACCGTATGGAAATGCTGCCCTCTGCTTAAAG GCATCGGCATTGGCATGCTCTGTGTGGCTGTGCTGCTGTCTCTCTACTACAACGTCATTATTGCGTGGACGTTTTATTACCTGGGCAGCTCGTTCCAGATGCCACTGCCTTGGTCATGTGACGCCAACGCTGCCATCTGCAATAACTCCAGCGGGGAAAGTCTCAGCCCCTCGGAGATCTTCTGGAA TGAGCGTGTACTGGGTGTTGTGAACAGTGAGGGCCTTCATGACCCAGGTCCCATCCGCTGGCCCCTGGCATTGTGCCTCCTGGTTGCCTGGCTCATTGTCTTCCTGTGTATGCTCAAAGGAATCCACAGCGCTGGCAAG GTGGTTTATGTCACGGCTACATTCCCGTACTTAATCCTAATCGTTTTGATCATCAGAGGTGCGACACTGGAAGGCTCTCTTCAGGGCATTGCTTTTTACCTGATGCCAGACTGGAGGCGATTATCCAGTGCACAG GTATGGAACGATGCGGCTTCACAGATTTTCTACTCATTGAGTATTGGAATTGGAGGAGTGCTTTCTATGGCCTCCTATAATAGGTTTGACAACAACGTCATCAG GGACACAATCATTATCACCATGGGAAACTGCCTCACAAGCTTTTTTGCAGGATTTGCTATATTCTCAGTCCTGGGCCACATGGCGTGGAGGAGAGGGGTGCCAATTGAAAACGTGGCAGTTTCCG GGCCAGGATTAGCATTTGTAGTTTACCCAGAGGCCCTTGCTCTGCTGCCAGGTTCAGCGTTGTGGTCCGTTCTCTTCTTTCTCATGCTTTTTATGCTGGGGATTGACACACTG TTTGGCAACATCGAGGGCATAAGCACTGCGGTCCTAGATGAGTTCCCACAACTGCGAGGGAACACCAAGCACAAATCCTTGTTTCTGGGCGCTCTCTGCTTTTGCTTCTACCTGATGGGTCTCTTGTTCGTTACTGAA gggGGCATTTACTGGTTCACTCTAATTGACACCTTCACCACTAGTTTTGGCCTAATCATCATCAGCCTCTTCATGTGCATTGGCATCTCCTTCTTCTATG GAGTCAACCACTTTTGCCAGGACATCATCGACATGATCCGTCACTGCCCTCCCTGGTGCAGCAAATTTTTGTTGTACTTCAAAGCATGCTGGGTATTCTTCACTCCATTTCTTCTTTTG TTCGTCCTGACCTACATCTTCATTGAGATGTACAGCATGTCCCTCCGTTACGGCAGTTATGTGTATCCTCGCTGGGGGAAAGTGTTGGGGGTGTGCATGGCTACAACCTGCTGCCTACAGATCCTCATCTGGGCCATCATAGCCATCTACAAGGAAACTGGAACACTGAAAGAA CGTTTCCACAAATCAATTCAACCCCTTAGCTCCTGGCGGATTAACACCAATGCAGGGGGAATGGAGCGCAGTATGAATGCAGAGAGGGTGGAGGGTCTATTCACAGTTACTCTCACGGATATGGACTTCAGTGCGATGACATGGGAGGAGGGAAGAGGGATTTGA
- the slc6a7 gene encoding sodium-dependent proline transporter isoform X2 → MLFVTGVPLFLMELSLGQYGAAGPITVWKCCPLLKGIGIGMLCVAVLLSLYYNVIIAWTFYYLGSSFQMPLPWSCDANAAICNNSSGESLSPSEIFWNERVLGVVNSEGLHDPGPIRWPLALCLLVAWLIVFLCMLKGIHSAGKVVYVTATFPYLILIVLIIRGATLEGSLQGIAFYLMPDWRRLSSAQVWNDAASQIFYSLSIGIGGVLSMASYNRFDNNVIRDTIIITMGNCLTSFFAGFAIFSVLGHMAWRRGVPIENVAVSGPGLAFVVYPEALALLPGSALWSVLFFLMLFMLGIDTLFGNIEGISTAVLDEFPQLRGNTKHKSLFLGALCFCFYLMGLLFVTEGGIYWFTLIDTFTTSFGLIIISLFMCIGISFFYGVNHFCQDIIDMIRHCPPWCSKFLLYFKACWVFFTPFLLLFVLTYIFIEMYSMSLRYGSYVYPRWGKVLGVCMATTCCLQILIWAIIAIYKETGTLKERFHKSIQPLSSWRINTNAGGMERSMNAERVEGLFTVTLTDMDFSAMTWEEGRGI, encoded by the exons ATGCTCTTTGTTACGGGCGTTCCGCTCTTCCTAATGGAGCTGAGTCTCGGCCAGTACGGAGCAGCCGGCCCCATCACCGTATGGAAATGCTGCCCTCTGCTTAAAG GCATCGGCATTGGCATGCTCTGTGTGGCTGTGCTGCTGTCTCTCTACTACAACGTCATTATTGCGTGGACGTTTTATTACCTGGGCAGCTCGTTCCAGATGCCACTGCCTTGGTCATGTGACGCCAACGCTGCCATCTGCAATAACTCCAGCGGGGAAAGTCTCAGCCCCTCGGAGATCTTCTGGAA TGAGCGTGTACTGGGTGTTGTGAACAGTGAGGGCCTTCATGACCCAGGTCCCATCCGCTGGCCCCTGGCATTGTGCCTCCTGGTTGCCTGGCTCATTGTCTTCCTGTGTATGCTCAAAGGAATCCACAGCGCTGGCAAG GTGGTTTATGTCACGGCTACATTCCCGTACTTAATCCTAATCGTTTTGATCATCAGAGGTGCGACACTGGAAGGCTCTCTTCAGGGCATTGCTTTTTACCTGATGCCAGACTGGAGGCGATTATCCAGTGCACAG GTATGGAACGATGCGGCTTCACAGATTTTCTACTCATTGAGTATTGGAATTGGAGGAGTGCTTTCTATGGCCTCCTATAATAGGTTTGACAACAACGTCATCAG GGACACAATCATTATCACCATGGGAAACTGCCTCACAAGCTTTTTTGCAGGATTTGCTATATTCTCAGTCCTGGGCCACATGGCGTGGAGGAGAGGGGTGCCAATTGAAAACGTGGCAGTTTCCG GGCCAGGATTAGCATTTGTAGTTTACCCAGAGGCCCTTGCTCTGCTGCCAGGTTCAGCGTTGTGGTCCGTTCTCTTCTTTCTCATGCTTTTTATGCTGGGGATTGACACACTG TTTGGCAACATCGAGGGCATAAGCACTGCGGTCCTAGATGAGTTCCCACAACTGCGAGGGAACACCAAGCACAAATCCTTGTTTCTGGGCGCTCTCTGCTTTTGCTTCTACCTGATGGGTCTCTTGTTCGTTACTGAA gggGGCATTTACTGGTTCACTCTAATTGACACCTTCACCACTAGTTTTGGCCTAATCATCATCAGCCTCTTCATGTGCATTGGCATCTCCTTCTTCTATG GAGTCAACCACTTTTGCCAGGACATCATCGACATGATCCGTCACTGCCCTCCCTGGTGCAGCAAATTTTTGTTGTACTTCAAAGCATGCTGGGTATTCTTCACTCCATTTCTTCTTTTG TTCGTCCTGACCTACATCTTCATTGAGATGTACAGCATGTCCCTCCGTTACGGCAGTTATGTGTATCCTCGCTGGGGGAAAGTGTTGGGGGTGTGCATGGCTACAACCTGCTGCCTACAGATCCTCATCTGGGCCATCATAGCCATCTACAAGGAAACTGGAACACTGAAAGAA CGTTTCCACAAATCAATTCAACCCCTTAGCTCCTGGCGGATTAACACCAATGCAGGGGGAATGGAGCGCAGTATGAATGCAGAGAGGGTGGAGGGTCTATTCACAGTTACTCTCACGGATATGGACTTCAGTGCGATGACATGGGAGGAGGGAAGAGGGATTTGA